The following proteins are encoded in a genomic region of Neospora caninum Liverpool complete genome, chromosome XI:
- a CDS encoding putative endonuclease/exonuclease/phosphatase domain-containing protein, with translation MSTEENWIIEEDAEGQQTPTAQMAQWDTARTENSNTSSNEASNSAYAARVSGSEGPRSLHMSFGVSSTASSDASEGVYGPNLRILVLNAYLVPPSITWNPYLWAPFWSCKRPYQRAEDVGHLAAQYDIACLQEVWGTNMAAMNAHVLPTHSILPQTQSGSRFPCVGEMIDPLQFYWKKTGGLWFAWRRSKCAFISMASHYFPSGSQMPFSNQNVTAVELDVSPVFPKHRIIVLNTHFSILGVKSRRVNLESYTYFTQETFTEKKKKHSVLRKGNSLYPWPFKGRVDYMFAVDEVRLSSQEVLDLVENFPPEVVIGDDYEEMDIPVLKDGSLVILFKKIYCLGMDIVAQRQGFELSDHWPLRAGRSDSKVPTTDRNFKGADQSRQRRVTAMRDFEIGPADRARLVQEFGYKGRLTVGRQRPTHAAGQRPSTTAPSEWKARTVAGTVTTEETVESDEEEKQRWKIAEHDPQSAVPPDAEDTQTEEVPLRSALPESRFPAEDENIATPEVVHRPARVPLAMKRAQEVQQARAKAMGEYNQQPLRRS, from the exons ATGAGTACTGAAGAAAATTGGATCATCGAGGAAGATGCCGAGGGACAGCAGACTCCAACTGCGCAGATGGCGCAATGGGATACGGCAAGAACAGAGAATAGCAACACCAGCAGCAATGAAGCGTCAAACAGTGCATATGCGGCACGTGTTTCGGGTTCAGAAGGGCCTCGCAGTCTCCACATGTCTTTCGGCGTCTCGAGTACCGCATCTAGTGATGCAAGCGAAGGGGTTTACGGCCCTAATTTGAGGATTCTTGTTCTGAACGCTTATCTTGTGCCGCCGTCTATAACGTGGAACCCTTACCTGTGGGCTCCCTTCTGGTCGTGCAAACGGCCTTACCAGCGGGCAGAAGAC GTCGGCCACCTTGCCGCTCAATATGACATTGCCTGCCTCCAGGAAGTGTGGGGAACGAATATGGCAGCTATGAACGCGCACGTTCTTCCGACTCATAGTATTCTTCCACAAACTCAATCGGGAAGCAGGTTCCCTTGCGTCGGCGAAATGATTGACCCACTGCAGTTCTactggaagaagacgggaggtCTCTGGTTTGCCTGGCGTCGAAGCAAGTGTGCCTTTATAAGCATGGCCAGCCATTACTTTCCCTCTGGCAGTCAGATGCCTTTCTCCAACCAGAACGTGACGGCTGTCGAGCTCGACGTCAGTCCTGTGTTCCCAAAGCACCGGATTATTGTCTTAAATACCCACTTCTCGATCCTCGGAGTCAAATCTCGACGAGTCAATCTCGAGTCT TACACGTATTTCACTCAAGAAACCTtcacggagaaaaagaagaagcattCGGTATTACGGAAGGGAAACTCCTTGTATCCTTGGCCCTTCAAAG GGCGCGTGGACTACATGTTCGCTGTAGATGAAGTGCGGCTGTCATCACAGGAGGTTTTGGATCTCGTTGAAAACTTTCCTCCCGAAGTCGTTATTGGTGACGATTACGAGGAGATGGATATCCCAGTTCTCAAAGATGGCTCGTTGGTCATTTTGTTCAAGAAAATCTACTGTCTAG GCATGGACATTGTCGCGCAGCGACAAGGTTTTGAGTTGTCTGACCACTGGCCGCTAA GGGCGGGTAGGTCTGACAGCAAGGTTCCGACAACAGATCGGAACTTCAAGGGTGCCGACCAAtcgaggcagcggcgcgtgACGGCTATGAGAGACTTCGAAATTGGTCCAGCAGACCGGGCTCGCCTTGTTCAGGAGTTTGGCTATAAAGGACGCCTAACGGTTGGTAGACAGCGCCCGACTCATGCTGCCGGGCAACGCCCATCCACCACTGCACCGTCGGAATGGAAGGCCAGGACCGTGGCAGGCACCGTGACGACGGAAGAAACTGTTGAATcggatgaagaggaaaagcagagaTGGAAAATTGCGGAGCATGACCCCCAATCTGCCGTGCCCCCTGACGCTGAGGACACACAAACTGAGGAGGTGCCTCTGCGCTCGGCGCTTCCTGAAAGCAGGTTTCCTGCTGAAGATGAGAATATCGCCACACCAG AGGTGGTCCACCGACCCGCACGAGTGCCTCTCGCTATGAAGCGCGCCCAGGAAGTGCAGCAGGCTCGGGCCAAGGCGATGGGCGAGTACAACCAACAACCACTCCGCAGGTCGTGA